In Gorilla gorilla gorilla isolate KB3781 chromosome 12, NHGRI_mGorGor1-v2.1_pri, whole genome shotgun sequence, the following are encoded in one genomic region:
- the IL1RN gene encoding interleukin-1 receptor antagonist protein isoform X2, with amino-acid sequence MALETVCQPSGRKSSKMQAFRIWDVNQKTFYLRNNQLVAGYLQGPNVNLEEKIDVVPIEPHALFLGIHGGKMCLSCVKSGDETRLQLEAVNITDLSENRKQDKRFTFIRSDSGPTTSFESAACPGWFLCTAMEADQPVSLTNMPDEGVMVTKFYFQEDE; translated from the exons AGACGGTCTGCCAACCCTCTGGGAGAAAATCCAGCAAGATGCAAGCCTTCAG AATCTGGGATGTTAACCAGAAGACCTTCTATCTGAGGAACAACCAACTAGTTGCTGGATACTTGCAAGGACCAAATGTCAATTTAGAAG AAAAGATAGATGTGGTACCCATTGAGCCTCATGCTCTGTTCTTGGGAATCCATGGAGGGAAGATGTGCCTGTCCTGTGTCAAGTCTGGTGATGAGACCAGACTCCAGCTGGAG GCAGTTAACATCACTGACCTGAGCGAGAACAGAAAGCAGGACAAGCGCTTCACCTTCATCCGCTCAGACAGCGGCCCCACCACAAGTTTTGAGTCTGCCGCTTGCCCCGGTTGGTTCCTCTGCACAGCGATGGAAGCTGACCAGCCCGTCAGCCTCACCAATATGCCTGACGAAGGCGTCATGGTCACCAAATTCTACTTCCAGGAGGACGAGTAG